A window of the Scleropages formosus chromosome 5, fSclFor1.1, whole genome shotgun sequence genome harbors these coding sequences:
- the LOC108942334 gene encoding ATP-binding cassette sub-family F member 2-like isoform X1, with protein sequence MPSDLAKKKAAKKKEAAKVRQRAKKQDEVNGENDKPDTLENLPEHNGVASLSKELDEFELKKTEARAVTGVLASHPNSTDVHISSLSLTFHGQELLSDTSLELNSGRRYGLIGLNGTGKSMLLSAISCREVPVPEHIDIYHLTREMEPSGKTALQCVMEVDRERIELEKEAERLAHEDSECEKLMELYERLEELDADKAEVRASRILYGLGFTPAMQRKKLKDFSGGWRMRVSLARALFIKPFMLLLDEPTNHLDLDACVWLEEELKTFKRILVLISHSQDFLNGVCTNIIHLHQKKLKYYTGNYDQYVKTRQELEENQMKRYNWERDQIVHMKNYIARFGHGSAKLARQAQSKEKTLQKMVASGLTERVVNDKTLSFYFPPCGKIPPPVIMVQNVSFRYSDNTPYIYKKLEFGIDLDTRVALVGPNGAGKSTLLKLLMASAHRWHDQEALPCENWQISPGSTFCLCQCSKLEALILRIVQHLTEQLNLDMSPLDYMMKCYPEIKEKEEMRKIIGRYGLTGKQQVSPIRNLSDGQKCRVCFAWLAWQCPHMLFLDEPTNHLDIETIDALAEAINEFEGGMMLVSHDFRLIQQVAHEIWVCEKQTITKWNGDILAYKEHLKSKFDKQTHDV encoded by the exons ATGCCGTCTGATCTGGCCAAGAAGAAGGCAGCAAAGAAGAAGGAGGCAGCTAAGGTGCGTCAGCGAGCCAAGAAGCAGGATGAGGTGAATGGAGAGAACGATAAGCCAGACACCCTGGAGAATTTGCCGGAACACAATG GGGTGGCTAGTCTTTCCAAAGAGCTTGACGAGTTTGAACTGAAGAAGACCGAGGCACGGGCTGTGACAGGTGTCCTGGCCTCCCACCCCAACAGCACAGATGTACACATCAGCAGCCTGTCCTTAACCTTCCATGGCCAAGAGCTGCTCAGCGACACCAGCCTGGAGCTCAACTCGGGGCGCCGCTATGGTCTTATCGGCCTCAACGGCACAG GCAAGTCCATGCTACTCTCTGCCATCAGTTGTCGTGAGGTACCTGTCCCAGAGCACATTGACATTTACCACCTGACGCGGGAGATGGAGCCCAGTGGTAAGACGGCCCTGCAGTGCGTAATGGAGGTGGACAGGGAGAGGATCGAGCTAGAGAAGGAGGCAGAGCGCCTTGCTCACGAGGACT ctgagtgtgagAAACTGATGGAACTGTACGAGCGGCTGGAGGAACTTGATGCCGACAAGGCCGAGGTCCGTGCCTCCCGCATCCTCTATGGCCTTGGCTTCACACCTGCCATGCAGCGCAAGAAGCTGAAGGACTTCAGTGGTGGTTGGCGGATGCGCGTTTCCCTGGCTCG AGCTCTGTTCATCAAGCCATTCATGCTGCTTCTTGATGAGCCCACAAACCACCTTGACCTGGATGCCTGTGTATGGCTCGAGGAGGAGCTGAAAAC GTTTAAGAGAATTCTGGTCCTGATCTCCCACTCGCAAGATTTCCTTAATGGCGTGTGCACCAACATCATCCATCTACACCAGAAGAAGCTAAAGTACTACACA GGCAACTACGACCAGTATGTGAAAACCAGGCAGGAGCTTGAAGAGAATCAAATGAAGAGATACAATTGGGAGCGAGACCAGATTGTACATATGAAG AACTATATTGCACGGTTTGGCCATGGCTCCGCTAAGCTGGCCCGACAGGCACAGAGTAAAGAGAAGACCCTTCAGAAGATGGTTGCATCAGGGTTGACTGAGCGAGTAGTGAATGACAAG AcgctgtcattttattttcctccctgTGGGAAGATTCCTCCTCCTGTTATTATGGTCCAGAATGTCAGCTTCAGATACTCAGATAATACG ccatatatatacaaaaaactgGAGTTTGGAATTGACTTGGATACACGAGTCGCCCTGGTGGGTCCTAATGGAGCTGGAAAATCAACCCTTCTGAAGCTCCTCATGG CTTCTGCCCACAGATGGCATGATCAGGAAGCACTCCCATGTGAAAATTGGCAGATATCACCAG GAAGTACTTTTTGTCTCTGTCAGTGCAGTAAGCTTGAAGCACTAATTTTGAGGATTGTGCAGCACCTAACAGAGCAGTTGAATCTGGACATGTCACCCTTGGACTACATGATGAAGTGCTACCCAGAGAtcaaggagaaggaagagatgCGGAAGATCATTGGCCGCTATGGGCTTACTGGAAAACAGCAG GTGAGCCCCATCAGGAACCTCTCAGATGGTCAGAAGTGTCGGGTGTGCTTCGCCTGGCTCGCCTGGCAGTGCCCCCATATGCTCTTCCTCGACGAGCCCACCAATCACCTGGACATCGAGACCATTGACGCACTTGCTGAGGCCATCAATGAATTTGAGGGTGGCATGATGCTGGTCAGCCACGACTTCAGGCTCATCCAGCAG GTGGCACATGAAATATGGGTGTGTGAGAAGCAGACCATCACCAAATGGAATGGAGACATCTTGGCATACAAGGAGCACTTAAAGTCCAAGTTTGACAAACAGACACATGATGTTTAA
- the LOC108942334 gene encoding ATP-binding cassette sub-family F member 2-like isoform X3, whose product MPSDLAKKKAAKKKEAAKVRQRAKKQDEVNGENDKPDTLENLPEHNGVASLSKELDEFELKKTEARAVTGVLASHPNSTDVHISSLSLTFHGQELLSDTSLELNSGRRYGLIGLNGTGKSMLLSAISCREVPVPEHIDIYHLTREMEPSGKTALQCVMEVDRERIELEKEAERLAHEDSECEKLMELYERLEELDADKAEVRASRILYGLGFTPAMQRKKLKDFSGGWRMRVSLARALFIKPFMLLLDEPTNHLDLDACVWLEEELKTFKRILVLISHSQDFLNGVCTNIIHLHQKKLKYYTGNYDQYVKTRQELEENQMKRYNWERDQIVHMKNYIARFGHGSAKLARQAQSKEKTLQKMVASGLTERVVNDKTLSFYFPPCGKIPPPVIMVQNVSFRYSDNTPYIYKKLEFGIDLDTRVALVGPNGAGKSTLLKLLMGELLPTDGMIRKHSHVKIGRYHQVSPIRNLSDGQKCRVCFAWLAWQCPHMLFLDEPTNHLDIETIDALAEAINEFEGGMMLVSHDFRLIQQVAHEIWVCEKQTITKWNGDILAYKEHLKSKFDKQTHDV is encoded by the exons ATGCCGTCTGATCTGGCCAAGAAGAAGGCAGCAAAGAAGAAGGAGGCAGCTAAGGTGCGTCAGCGAGCCAAGAAGCAGGATGAGGTGAATGGAGAGAACGATAAGCCAGACACCCTGGAGAATTTGCCGGAACACAATG GGGTGGCTAGTCTTTCCAAAGAGCTTGACGAGTTTGAACTGAAGAAGACCGAGGCACGGGCTGTGACAGGTGTCCTGGCCTCCCACCCCAACAGCACAGATGTACACATCAGCAGCCTGTCCTTAACCTTCCATGGCCAAGAGCTGCTCAGCGACACCAGCCTGGAGCTCAACTCGGGGCGCCGCTATGGTCTTATCGGCCTCAACGGCACAG GCAAGTCCATGCTACTCTCTGCCATCAGTTGTCGTGAGGTACCTGTCCCAGAGCACATTGACATTTACCACCTGACGCGGGAGATGGAGCCCAGTGGTAAGACGGCCCTGCAGTGCGTAATGGAGGTGGACAGGGAGAGGATCGAGCTAGAGAAGGAGGCAGAGCGCCTTGCTCACGAGGACT ctgagtgtgagAAACTGATGGAACTGTACGAGCGGCTGGAGGAACTTGATGCCGACAAGGCCGAGGTCCGTGCCTCCCGCATCCTCTATGGCCTTGGCTTCACACCTGCCATGCAGCGCAAGAAGCTGAAGGACTTCAGTGGTGGTTGGCGGATGCGCGTTTCCCTGGCTCG AGCTCTGTTCATCAAGCCATTCATGCTGCTTCTTGATGAGCCCACAAACCACCTTGACCTGGATGCCTGTGTATGGCTCGAGGAGGAGCTGAAAAC GTTTAAGAGAATTCTGGTCCTGATCTCCCACTCGCAAGATTTCCTTAATGGCGTGTGCACCAACATCATCCATCTACACCAGAAGAAGCTAAAGTACTACACA GGCAACTACGACCAGTATGTGAAAACCAGGCAGGAGCTTGAAGAGAATCAAATGAAGAGATACAATTGGGAGCGAGACCAGATTGTACATATGAAG AACTATATTGCACGGTTTGGCCATGGCTCCGCTAAGCTGGCCCGACAGGCACAGAGTAAAGAGAAGACCCTTCAGAAGATGGTTGCATCAGGGTTGACTGAGCGAGTAGTGAATGACAAG AcgctgtcattttattttcctccctgTGGGAAGATTCCTCCTCCTGTTATTATGGTCCAGAATGTCAGCTTCAGATACTCAGATAATACG ccatatatatacaaaaaactgGAGTTTGGAATTGACTTGGATACACGAGTCGCCCTGGTGGGTCCTAATGGAGCTGGAAAATCAACCCTTCTGAAGCTCCTCATGGGTGAG CTTCTGCCCACAGATGGCATGATCAGGAAGCACTCCCATGTGAAAATTGGCAGATATCACCAG GTGAGCCCCATCAGGAACCTCTCAGATGGTCAGAAGTGTCGGGTGTGCTTCGCCTGGCTCGCCTGGCAGTGCCCCCATATGCTCTTCCTCGACGAGCCCACCAATCACCTGGACATCGAGACCATTGACGCACTTGCTGAGGCCATCAATGAATTTGAGGGTGGCATGATGCTGGTCAGCCACGACTTCAGGCTCATCCAGCAG GTGGCACATGAAATATGGGTGTGTGAGAAGCAGACCATCACCAAATGGAATGGAGACATCTTGGCATACAAGGAGCACTTAAAGTCCAAGTTTGACAAACAGACACATGATGTTTAA
- the LOC108942334 gene encoding ATP-binding cassette sub-family F member 2-like isoform X2 — protein sequence MPSDLAKKKAAKKKEAAKVRQRAKKQDEVNGENDKPDTLENLPEHNGVASLSKELDEFELKKTEARAVTGVLASHPNSTDVHISSLSLTFHGQELLSDTSLELNSGRRYGLIGLNGTGKSMLLSAISCREVPVPEHIDIYHLTREMEPSGKTALQCVMEVDRERIELEKEAERLAHEDSECEKLMELYERLEELDADKAEVRASRILYGLGFTPAMQRKKLKDFSGGWRMRVSLARALFIKPFMLLLDEPTNHLDLDACVWLEEELKTFKRILVLISHSQDFLNGVCTNIIHLHQKKLKYYTGNYDQYVKTRQELEENQMKRYNWERDQIVHMKNYIARFGHGSAKLARQAQSKEKTLQKMVASGLTERVVNDKTLSFYFPPCGKIPPPVIMVQNVSFRYSDNTPYIYKKLEFGIDLDTRVALVGPNGAGKSTLLKLLMGELLPTDGMIRKHSHVKIGRYHQHLTEQLNLDMSPLDYMMKCYPEIKEKEEMRKIIGRYGLTGKQQVSPIRNLSDGQKCRVCFAWLAWQCPHMLFLDEPTNHLDIETIDALAEAINEFEGGMMLVSHDFRLIQQVAHEIWVCEKQTITKWNGDILAYKEHLKSKFDKQTHDV from the exons ATGCCGTCTGATCTGGCCAAGAAGAAGGCAGCAAAGAAGAAGGAGGCAGCTAAGGTGCGTCAGCGAGCCAAGAAGCAGGATGAGGTGAATGGAGAGAACGATAAGCCAGACACCCTGGAGAATTTGCCGGAACACAATG GGGTGGCTAGTCTTTCCAAAGAGCTTGACGAGTTTGAACTGAAGAAGACCGAGGCACGGGCTGTGACAGGTGTCCTGGCCTCCCACCCCAACAGCACAGATGTACACATCAGCAGCCTGTCCTTAACCTTCCATGGCCAAGAGCTGCTCAGCGACACCAGCCTGGAGCTCAACTCGGGGCGCCGCTATGGTCTTATCGGCCTCAACGGCACAG GCAAGTCCATGCTACTCTCTGCCATCAGTTGTCGTGAGGTACCTGTCCCAGAGCACATTGACATTTACCACCTGACGCGGGAGATGGAGCCCAGTGGTAAGACGGCCCTGCAGTGCGTAATGGAGGTGGACAGGGAGAGGATCGAGCTAGAGAAGGAGGCAGAGCGCCTTGCTCACGAGGACT ctgagtgtgagAAACTGATGGAACTGTACGAGCGGCTGGAGGAACTTGATGCCGACAAGGCCGAGGTCCGTGCCTCCCGCATCCTCTATGGCCTTGGCTTCACACCTGCCATGCAGCGCAAGAAGCTGAAGGACTTCAGTGGTGGTTGGCGGATGCGCGTTTCCCTGGCTCG AGCTCTGTTCATCAAGCCATTCATGCTGCTTCTTGATGAGCCCACAAACCACCTTGACCTGGATGCCTGTGTATGGCTCGAGGAGGAGCTGAAAAC GTTTAAGAGAATTCTGGTCCTGATCTCCCACTCGCAAGATTTCCTTAATGGCGTGTGCACCAACATCATCCATCTACACCAGAAGAAGCTAAAGTACTACACA GGCAACTACGACCAGTATGTGAAAACCAGGCAGGAGCTTGAAGAGAATCAAATGAAGAGATACAATTGGGAGCGAGACCAGATTGTACATATGAAG AACTATATTGCACGGTTTGGCCATGGCTCCGCTAAGCTGGCCCGACAGGCACAGAGTAAAGAGAAGACCCTTCAGAAGATGGTTGCATCAGGGTTGACTGAGCGAGTAGTGAATGACAAG AcgctgtcattttattttcctccctgTGGGAAGATTCCTCCTCCTGTTATTATGGTCCAGAATGTCAGCTTCAGATACTCAGATAATACG ccatatatatacaaaaaactgGAGTTTGGAATTGACTTGGATACACGAGTCGCCCTGGTGGGTCCTAATGGAGCTGGAAAATCAACCCTTCTGAAGCTCCTCATGGGTGAG CTTCTGCCCACAGATGGCATGATCAGGAAGCACTCCCATGTGAAAATTGGCAGATATCACCAG CACCTAACAGAGCAGTTGAATCTGGACATGTCACCCTTGGACTACATGATGAAGTGCTACCCAGAGAtcaaggagaaggaagagatgCGGAAGATCATTGGCCGCTATGGGCTTACTGGAAAACAGCAG GTGAGCCCCATCAGGAACCTCTCAGATGGTCAGAAGTGTCGGGTGTGCTTCGCCTGGCTCGCCTGGCAGTGCCCCCATATGCTCTTCCTCGACGAGCCCACCAATCACCTGGACATCGAGACCATTGACGCACTTGCTGAGGCCATCAATGAATTTGAGGGTGGCATGATGCTGGTCAGCCACGACTTCAGGCTCATCCAGCAG GTGGCACATGAAATATGGGTGTGTGAGAAGCAGACCATCACCAAATGGAATGGAGACATCTTGGCATACAAGGAGCACTTAAAGTCCAAGTTTGACAAACAGACACATGATGTTTAA
- the LOC108942334 gene encoding ATP-binding cassette sub-family F member 2-like isoform X5 — protein sequence MPSDLAKKKAAKKKEAAKVRQRAKKQDEVNGENDKPDTLENLPEHNGVASLSKELDEFELKKTEARAVTGVLASHPNSTDVHISSLSLTFHGQELLSDTSLELNSGRRYGLIGLNGTGKSMLLSAISCREVPVPEHIDIYHLTREMEPSGKTALQCVMEVDRERIELEKEAERLAHEDSECEKLMELYERLEELDADKAEVRASRILYGLGFTPAMQRKKLKDFSGGWRMRVSLARALFIKPFMLLLDEPTNHLDLDACVWLEEELKTFKRILVLISHSQDFLNGVCTNIIHLHQKKLKYYTGNYDQYVKTRQELEENQMKRYNWERDQIVHMKNYIARFGHGSAKLARQAQSKEKTLQKMVASGLTERVVNDKTLSFYFPPCGKIPPPVIMVQNVSFRYSDNTPYIYKKLEFGIDLDTRVALVGPNGAGKSTLLKLLMASAHRWHDQEALPCENWQISPGEPHQEPLRWSEVSGVLRLARLAVPPYALPRRAHQSPGHRDH from the exons ATGCCGTCTGATCTGGCCAAGAAGAAGGCAGCAAAGAAGAAGGAGGCAGCTAAGGTGCGTCAGCGAGCCAAGAAGCAGGATGAGGTGAATGGAGAGAACGATAAGCCAGACACCCTGGAGAATTTGCCGGAACACAATG GGGTGGCTAGTCTTTCCAAAGAGCTTGACGAGTTTGAACTGAAGAAGACCGAGGCACGGGCTGTGACAGGTGTCCTGGCCTCCCACCCCAACAGCACAGATGTACACATCAGCAGCCTGTCCTTAACCTTCCATGGCCAAGAGCTGCTCAGCGACACCAGCCTGGAGCTCAACTCGGGGCGCCGCTATGGTCTTATCGGCCTCAACGGCACAG GCAAGTCCATGCTACTCTCTGCCATCAGTTGTCGTGAGGTACCTGTCCCAGAGCACATTGACATTTACCACCTGACGCGGGAGATGGAGCCCAGTGGTAAGACGGCCCTGCAGTGCGTAATGGAGGTGGACAGGGAGAGGATCGAGCTAGAGAAGGAGGCAGAGCGCCTTGCTCACGAGGACT ctgagtgtgagAAACTGATGGAACTGTACGAGCGGCTGGAGGAACTTGATGCCGACAAGGCCGAGGTCCGTGCCTCCCGCATCCTCTATGGCCTTGGCTTCACACCTGCCATGCAGCGCAAGAAGCTGAAGGACTTCAGTGGTGGTTGGCGGATGCGCGTTTCCCTGGCTCG AGCTCTGTTCATCAAGCCATTCATGCTGCTTCTTGATGAGCCCACAAACCACCTTGACCTGGATGCCTGTGTATGGCTCGAGGAGGAGCTGAAAAC GTTTAAGAGAATTCTGGTCCTGATCTCCCACTCGCAAGATTTCCTTAATGGCGTGTGCACCAACATCATCCATCTACACCAGAAGAAGCTAAAGTACTACACA GGCAACTACGACCAGTATGTGAAAACCAGGCAGGAGCTTGAAGAGAATCAAATGAAGAGATACAATTGGGAGCGAGACCAGATTGTACATATGAAG AACTATATTGCACGGTTTGGCCATGGCTCCGCTAAGCTGGCCCGACAGGCACAGAGTAAAGAGAAGACCCTTCAGAAGATGGTTGCATCAGGGTTGACTGAGCGAGTAGTGAATGACAAG AcgctgtcattttattttcctccctgTGGGAAGATTCCTCCTCCTGTTATTATGGTCCAGAATGTCAGCTTCAGATACTCAGATAATACG ccatatatatacaaaaaactgGAGTTTGGAATTGACTTGGATACACGAGTCGCCCTGGTGGGTCCTAATGGAGCTGGAAAATCAACCCTTCTGAAGCTCCTCATGG CTTCTGCCCACAGATGGCATGATCAGGAAGCACTCCCATGTGAAAATTGGCAGATATCACCAG GTGAGCCCCATCAGGAACCTCTCAGATGGTCAGAAGTGTCGGGTGTGCTTCGCCTGGCTCGCCTGGCAGTGCCCCCATATGCTCTTCCTCGACGAGCCCACCAATCACCTGGACATCGAGACCATTGA
- the LOC108942334 gene encoding ATP-binding cassette sub-family F member 2-like isoform X4, whose product MPSDLAKKKAAKKKEAAKVRQRAKKQDEVNGENDKPDTLENLPEHNGVASLSKELDEFELKKTEARAVTGVLASHPNSTDVHISSLSLTFHGQELLSDTSLELNSGRRYGLIGLNGTGKSMLLSAISCREVPVPEHIDIYHLTREMEPSGKTALQCVMEVDRERIELEKEAERLAHEDSECEKLMELYERLEELDADKAEVRASRILYGLGFTPAMQRKKLKDFSGGWRMRVSLARALFIKPFMLLLDEPTNHLDLDACVWLEEELKTFKRILVLISHSQDFLNGVCTNIIHLHQKKLKYYTGNYDQYVKTRQELEENQMKRYNWERDQIVHMKNYIARFGHGSAKLARQAQSKEKTLQKMVASGLTERVVNDKTLSFYFPPCGKIPPPVIMVQNVSFRYSDNTPYIYKKLEFGIDLDTRVALVGPNGAGKSTLLKLLMASAHRWHDQEALPCENWQISPAPNRAVESGHVTLGLHDEVLPRDQGEGRDAEDHWPLWAYWKTAGEPHQEPLRWSEVSGVLRLARLAVPPYALPRRAHQSPGHRDH is encoded by the exons ATGCCGTCTGATCTGGCCAAGAAGAAGGCAGCAAAGAAGAAGGAGGCAGCTAAGGTGCGTCAGCGAGCCAAGAAGCAGGATGAGGTGAATGGAGAGAACGATAAGCCAGACACCCTGGAGAATTTGCCGGAACACAATG GGGTGGCTAGTCTTTCCAAAGAGCTTGACGAGTTTGAACTGAAGAAGACCGAGGCACGGGCTGTGACAGGTGTCCTGGCCTCCCACCCCAACAGCACAGATGTACACATCAGCAGCCTGTCCTTAACCTTCCATGGCCAAGAGCTGCTCAGCGACACCAGCCTGGAGCTCAACTCGGGGCGCCGCTATGGTCTTATCGGCCTCAACGGCACAG GCAAGTCCATGCTACTCTCTGCCATCAGTTGTCGTGAGGTACCTGTCCCAGAGCACATTGACATTTACCACCTGACGCGGGAGATGGAGCCCAGTGGTAAGACGGCCCTGCAGTGCGTAATGGAGGTGGACAGGGAGAGGATCGAGCTAGAGAAGGAGGCAGAGCGCCTTGCTCACGAGGACT ctgagtgtgagAAACTGATGGAACTGTACGAGCGGCTGGAGGAACTTGATGCCGACAAGGCCGAGGTCCGTGCCTCCCGCATCCTCTATGGCCTTGGCTTCACACCTGCCATGCAGCGCAAGAAGCTGAAGGACTTCAGTGGTGGTTGGCGGATGCGCGTTTCCCTGGCTCG AGCTCTGTTCATCAAGCCATTCATGCTGCTTCTTGATGAGCCCACAAACCACCTTGACCTGGATGCCTGTGTATGGCTCGAGGAGGAGCTGAAAAC GTTTAAGAGAATTCTGGTCCTGATCTCCCACTCGCAAGATTTCCTTAATGGCGTGTGCACCAACATCATCCATCTACACCAGAAGAAGCTAAAGTACTACACA GGCAACTACGACCAGTATGTGAAAACCAGGCAGGAGCTTGAAGAGAATCAAATGAAGAGATACAATTGGGAGCGAGACCAGATTGTACATATGAAG AACTATATTGCACGGTTTGGCCATGGCTCCGCTAAGCTGGCCCGACAGGCACAGAGTAAAGAGAAGACCCTTCAGAAGATGGTTGCATCAGGGTTGACTGAGCGAGTAGTGAATGACAAG AcgctgtcattttattttcctccctgTGGGAAGATTCCTCCTCCTGTTATTATGGTCCAGAATGTCAGCTTCAGATACTCAGATAATACG ccatatatatacaaaaaactgGAGTTTGGAATTGACTTGGATACACGAGTCGCCCTGGTGGGTCCTAATGGAGCTGGAAAATCAACCCTTCTGAAGCTCCTCATGG CTTCTGCCCACAGATGGCATGATCAGGAAGCACTCCCATGTGAAAATTGGCAGATATCACCAG CACCTAACAGAGCAGTTGAATCTGGACATGTCACCCTTGGACTACATGATGAAGTGCTACCCAGAGAtcaaggagaaggaagagatgCGGAAGATCATTGGCCGCTATGGGCTTACTGGAAAACAGCAG GTGAGCCCCATCAGGAACCTCTCAGATGGTCAGAAGTGTCGGGTGTGCTTCGCCTGGCTCGCCTGGCAGTGCCCCCATATGCTCTTCCTCGACGAGCCCACCAATCACCTGGACATCGAGACCATTGA